One part of the Gossypium raimondii isolate GPD5lz chromosome 1, ASM2569854v1, whole genome shotgun sequence genome encodes these proteins:
- the LOC105785794 gene encoding F-box/kelch-repeat protein At1g23390 gives MAEEQKEEEEVAIHGDVLETILSYVPLTHLLPACFVSKTWNAAVSSSLSRFNKPKPWLLVHTQSIRRPHATAFFAYDPRSDIWLQINKKQPPQHVSPLRSSNSTLLHVLHPSNFYFSIDPFHLTWHRVNPPAVWRLDPIVAMVGPRIVVAGGACDFEDDPLAVEIYDISTRTWERTESMPATLKDSASSTWLSIAANTRTVFMMEQASGVTHSFNPDSKTWYGPFDLRPDRSIYFSVITCVGDNLIMLGLLGHAEDVNYVKVWELNGESLEFGKEIGVMPTELVEKLKGEGTSLNSIRVSCMGGFFYIYNPGEPGELVALEVGEEGWCRWGSLKNAAVSDRSRVAERVVLTCSDVGLGEIAKLVGSGNGIFTLLKR, from the coding sequence ATGGCTGAAGAGCAGAAGGAGGAAGAGGAAGTCGCCATCCATGGAGATGTCTTAGAAACAATTTTGTCTTACGTGCCTCTCACCCATCTTCTCCCAGCCTGCTTCGTCTCCAAGACCTGGAACGCCGCCGTTTCCTCCTCCCTTAGTCGCTTCAACAAGCCCAAACCATGGCTCCTGGTCCACACTCAGAGCATCCGCCGCCCACACGCTACCGCTTTCTTCGCTTACGATCCCCGCTCCGACATCTGGCTCCAAATCAACAAAAAGCAGCCCCCTCAACACGTTTCACCCCTACGTTCTTCCAATTCCACCCTCCTCCACGTCCTTCACCCTTCCAACTTCTACTTCTCCATTGACCCTTTCCATCTGACGTGGCACCGCGTGAACCCACCCGCAGTCTGGCGACTCGATCCCATCGTCGCTATGGTTGGTCCCCGTATCGTCGTCGCCGGCGGAGCTTGCGACTTCGAGGACGACCCTTTGGCGGTCGAAATCTACGACATCAGCACTCGTACGTGGGAAAGGACCGAGTCCATGCCTGCCACACTTAAAGACTCAGCTTCCTCAACGTGGCTTTCCATTGCTGCTAATACTAGAACGGTTTTCATGATGGAGCAGGCATCCGGAGTCACCCACAGTTTTAATCCCGATTCGAAGACCTGGTACGGACCCTTCGATCTCCGTCCGGATCGGAGCATTTACTTTTCGGTGATAACTTGTGTTGGGGACAACTTGATTATGCTGGGTCTGCTTGGACATGCCGAGGATGTAAACTATGTAAAAGTGTGGGAACTAAACGGGGAGTCGTTAGagtttggaaaagaaatcggGGTGATGCCGACGGAGTTGGTGGAGAAGCTGAAAGGAGAGGGAACAAGCTTGAATTCAATAAGAGTAAGTTGTATGGGTGgttttttctatatatataatccTGGGGAGCCTGGGGAATTGGTAGCGTTGGAAGTTGGGGAAGAAGGGTGGTGTCGGTGGGGAAGTTTGAAGAATGCGGCGGTGAGTGATCGGAGCAGAGTGGCAGAAAGGGTGGTGCTTACGTGCTCAGACGTGGGGTTGGGTGAAATAGCTAAATTGGTGGGGTCGGGTAATGGAATATTCACCCTCCTTAAACGTTAA